One Thauera sp. K11 DNA window includes the following coding sequences:
- a CDS encoding lytic murein transglycosylase: protein MNTSPSLRAAPQDRAPRPRNRRFSRAGFLAAISLPLLSASTATLADEEFASCLARLRPEAISKGVSGATFDAQTAMLAPDMAVIGFLDAQPEFVTPIWDYLAALVDEERVADGRGMLSRWDEVLRRVEAEYGVDRATVVAVWGVESNFGRNFGTRPLLTSLSTLSCYGRRQSYFRGEFFTTLRIIQEGHVAPERLTGSWAGAFGHTQFMPSTFMRLAVDFDGDGRRDLVDSVPDALASTANFLKRAGWRGDLPWGFEVALPAGFDTSSAGRRNKQPMRDWAARGVRRSDGSGLPPGETAAALLLPAGAGGPAFLVTRNFDALYSYNAAENYALAIAHLSDRLRGGGPFVTGWPTDDPGLSRAERRELQTLLIRHGHDIGEADGAIGARTREALKAVQTELGLQPDGRAGQKVLRALRAAVAN from the coding sequence ATGAATACGTCCCCCAGTCTGCGGGCTGCGCCGCAGGATCGCGCGCCTCGTCCCCGGAACCGCCGTTTCTCCCGTGCCGGCTTTCTGGCCGCGATTTCGCTGCCGTTGCTGTCCGCCAGTACCGCCACCTTGGCGGACGAGGAGTTCGCGTCCTGCCTCGCTCGGCTGCGGCCCGAAGCGATCTCCAAAGGCGTGTCGGGCGCAACCTTCGATGCACAGACGGCAATGCTCGCTCCGGACATGGCGGTGATCGGCTTTCTCGATGCCCAGCCCGAATTCGTGACGCCGATCTGGGACTACCTCGCCGCGCTGGTCGATGAGGAGCGCGTGGCGGACGGGCGCGGGATGCTGTCGCGCTGGGACGAGGTTCTGCGCCGGGTCGAGGCCGAGTACGGCGTCGATCGCGCGACGGTGGTGGCGGTGTGGGGCGTCGAGAGCAACTTCGGCCGCAATTTCGGCACGCGCCCGCTGCTCACGTCGCTGTCGACGCTGTCTTGCTACGGCCGCCGGCAGTCCTACTTCCGGGGCGAGTTCTTCACCACGCTCAGGATCATCCAGGAAGGGCACGTGGCGCCCGAGCGCCTCACCGGGTCGTGGGCGGGCGCCTTCGGGCACACGCAGTTCATGCCGTCGACCTTCATGCGGCTGGCGGTGGACTTCGACGGCGACGGCCGGCGCGACCTGGTCGACAGCGTGCCCGATGCCCTGGCCTCCACCGCCAACTTCCTCAAGCGCGCGGGCTGGCGCGGCGATCTGCCCTGGGGTTTCGAGGTGGCCTTGCCCGCGGGTTTCGATACCTCGTCGGCGGGGCGACGCAACAAGCAGCCGATGCGCGACTGGGCTGCGCGCGGCGTCCGGCGCAGCGATGGCAGCGGACTGCCGCCCGGCGAGACGGCGGCTGCGCTGCTGTTGCCGGCGGGGGCAGGCGGGCCGGCCTTTCTCGTCACGCGCAATTTCGACGCGTTGTATTCGTACAACGCCGCGGAGAATTATGCGCTGGCCATCGCCCACCTGTCCGATCGCCTGCGCGGCGGCGGGCCGTTCGTCACCGGCTGGCCGACCGACGATCCCGGCCTGTCCCGCGCCGAGCGGCGCGAACTCCAGACGCTGCTGATCCGGCACGGCCATGACATCGGCGAGGCTGACGGCGCGATCGGCGCGCGTACGCGCGAGGCGCTCAAGGCGGTGCAGACCGAACTGGGCCTGCAGCCCGACGGCCGCGCAGGGCAGAAGGTGCTGCGGGCGTTGAGAGCCGCGGTCGCCAACTGA
- a CDS encoding glycosyltransferase, whose amino-acid sequence MKRVLMVSDVYFPRVNGVSTSIATFRHALRACGIDVRLLAPDYGEDVDQPAEPGVVRVPGRRVPRDPEDRLASWRRMRAAALREAASCDLVHIQTPFVAHYAGVAAARRLKLPLLLSYHTFFEEYLHHYAPFLPPGPLRALARRVSRSQCNTVDGVVVPSTAMRDRLAAYGVSSALHVLPTGIPIETFGAGDGQRFRRAYGIAATAPVALFIGRVAHEKNIGFLIDVAAIAAAALPGFVLVVAGEGPALAELERDAARRGLASAVRFVGYLDRGRELHDCYAGADAFVFASRTETQGLVLLEAMASGLPVVALAEMGTRDILTPHSGAIVSTDDRDAFASELIGLLASPSRRQALSAQALLHSRQWADGIMAERLADLYRRLTSGTAAAAPPGGIRSGTELGDGHME is encoded by the coding sequence ATGAAACGGGTGCTGATGGTCTCCGACGTCTATTTCCCGCGCGTCAACGGTGTTTCCACGTCGATCGCGACCTTTCGCCACGCCCTTCGCGCCTGCGGCATCGACGTGCGCCTGCTGGCGCCGGACTACGGCGAAGATGTGGATCAGCCAGCGGAACCCGGGGTCGTCCGCGTACCGGGACGCAGGGTTCCCCGCGATCCGGAAGACAGGCTGGCGTCCTGGCGACGCATGCGGGCCGCCGCCCTGCGCGAGGCCGCTTCATGCGACCTGGTACACATCCAGACGCCCTTCGTCGCCCACTACGCCGGCGTCGCCGCGGCCCGCAGGCTCAAGCTGCCGCTGCTGCTGAGCTACCACACCTTCTTCGAGGAATACCTGCACCACTACGCGCCCTTCCTGCCGCCGGGCCCGTTGCGTGCCCTCGCGCGCCGGGTGTCCCGCTCCCAGTGCAACACGGTCGATGGCGTGGTCGTACCGTCGACCGCCATGCGCGACCGCCTCGCCGCCTACGGGGTGTCCTCCGCGCTGCACGTACTGCCAACCGGCATTCCGATCGAGACTTTCGGGGCGGGGGACGGGCAACGTTTCCGCCGCGCATATGGCATTGCCGCAACGGCGCCGGTGGCGCTCTTCATCGGCCGCGTCGCGCACGAGAAGAACATCGGCTTCCTGATCGACGTCGCGGCCATCGCGGCAGCGGCCCTGCCCGGCTTCGTCCTCGTGGTTGCCGGCGAAGGGCCGGCGCTGGCCGAACTGGAAAGAGACGCCGCCCGGCGCGGCCTGGCATCCGCCGTCCGCTTCGTCGGCTACCTCGACCGCGGGCGGGAACTGCACGACTGCTACGCCGGGGCGGACGCCTTCGTGTTCGCTTCCCGCACCGAGACCCAGGGCCTGGTGCTGCTCGAAGCGATGGCTTCCGGCCTGCCGGTCGTCGCGCTCGCCGAGATGGGCACGAGGGACATCCTCACGCCGCACTCCGGCGCCATCGTCTCCACGGACGACAGGGACGCCTTCGCCAGCGAACTGATCGGGCTGCTGGCCTCCCCTTCGCGCCGCCAGGCGCTCTCCGCACAGGCCCTGCTCCACAGCAGGCAATGGGCGGACGGCATCATGGCGGAGAGACTTGCGGATCTGTATCGGCGCCTGACGAGCGGGACGGCCGCCGCGGCACCCCCCGGCGGCATCCGCTCTGGCACGGAACTCGGCGACGGCCACATGGAGTGA
- a CDS encoding DUF2760 domain-containing protein, which produces MPRPTPSFVRRIGLAFSVLFQPELAARLQQLRDGDLPAGPTADRPSASGAAPAATPALRENPPGAALQLIGLLQREARFVDFVQEDVGAYSDADIGAAARVVHEGCRKVLREHFSIGPVRSEAEGSRITLAEGFDAAAIRLTGNVVGKAPFTGSLSHRGWRVTESRLPKLAEGHDASVVAQAEVEL; this is translated from the coding sequence ATGCCTCGTCCGACTCCTTCCTTCGTGCGCCGCATCGGCCTCGCCTTCTCCGTCCTGTTCCAGCCCGAACTCGCCGCCAGGCTCCAGCAATTGCGCGATGGGGACCTGCCGGCCGGCCCGACGGCAGACCGACCTTCCGCCTCCGGCGCAGCACCCGCGGCAACGCCGGCGCTGCGCGAAAACCCGCCCGGCGCCGCGCTCCAACTGATCGGCCTGCTGCAGCGCGAAGCCCGCTTCGTCGATTTCGTGCAGGAGGACGTCGGCGCTTATTCCGACGCCGACATCGGCGCCGCCGCGCGGGTGGTGCATGAAGGCTGCCGCAAGGTGCTGCGCGAGCATTTCAGCATCGGGCCGGTGCGCTCCGAAGCCGAGGGCAGCCGCATCACCCTGGCCGAAGGTTTCGACGCCGCCGCCATCCGCCTGACCGGCAACGTCGTCGGCAAGGCCCCCTTCACCGGCAGCCTCAGCCACCGCGGCTGGCGCGTCACCGAAAGCCGCCTGCCGAAACTGGCCGAAGGCCATGACGCCAGCGTCGTCGCCCAGGCGGAGGTGGAGCTATGA